The sequence GCTGGTCGAGATCAAGGCTAAAGTGGGCGGTGCGGTAGGTCTGGGTGGGGGCGTCTTGGCTATGGCGCAGGCTGCGGCGCAGAAGGGCACGCACGCGGGCCACTAGTTCTCGCGGGCTGAAGGGTTTGACGAGGTAGTCGTCGGCTCCGGTAGAGAGGCCAATGATCCGGTCAATTTCTTCACCCCGAGCAGTGAGCATGAGAATGTAGGGATCTTTAGCCCCTGGCCCCTGGCGAATTCGGGTACACACTTCTAAGCCGTCGAGCTTGGGCAGCATGACATCGAGAATAATTAGATCGGGCTGGAGGGTCTGCTGATAGCGAAGGGCGGTTTCGCCGTCTTCACACACCTCACAGGTAAAGCCTTCTTTTTCGAGGTAGAGCCGAATTAGTCGGGCAATTTCGGCTTCGTCTTCCACAATTAAAATCAGCACCGTGACCTCTCGCTCCCTATCAGCCCAAGATATCTTGCCCCAGAATATCAACCTTGAACTAGCATACTCACTAAGCGTGTTCCAGCTCACCACCTGGTCGGGGTTTTGCGATCCAAGCCTCCTGGGCTTGAGTTTGGCCCCTTTGGTCGAGCGATTTTCCGGTGTCCTATGACCTCACTATCACCGTCTACCTACACGGGCTTTGCCCCCCTTCAGCAGGCCTTTGCAGGCTATCTGAAAGAGACCAACCTGTATCCTAGGCTGACTGCGATCGAGTGCTCAGAGCGGCTAGGGCGGCTGTTGCTGGTGGCCGAGCACCCAGGCTCTGAGGTCAGCGAACCCAACCCCCTGCTAAAAGAATTAGAATCGGCCTTCTGCGAACTGGTGCCGATGGTGGGTCTGCCCGAGGCCGACTGGGCCAGGGTTACTTCACTCTCGGTCCGGATCTATCTAAAGCTTAAGGCGGCTCCCCAGCCCTACGCCATTCACACCTTTACCTGGCAGCCTGAAGACGCGGTGCGGATTTTATTTCCCCCAGAGTTGCCCGATCTAGAGTTAAGCGATGACTATGATCAGCCTGAACTGGGCCAAGCGGCTAGCCAAGAGCAGCCTCCAGAGGTGCCAATCAAGGCTGAGGGTGAGGTCGAGGCGGCGATCGCCGATCAATCCAGCCCTGAAAGCGCTAACGGCAGTGGGGTTTTACCGTTCGGCAGTCCGTTCAGCGATGCGGCGTTGGCCCTGCCCGATGCAGCGGTTCAATCGCCCGATGGGCCAAGCTGGTCTGACCGGCGGCAAGCCTGGAGCCGCCAGGGGCTGCGATCGCTGCGTCACTACTGGAGCTATGGCCTGGCAGCCTTGATCTTGGTTGGCAGTGGTGCCTTTGTCTACGCGCTGACCCGGCCCTGCGTGGTCGGGAGCTGCGATCGCCTAGACCAGGCCACCGAGTTTTACGATCTGGCCCAGGCCACCCTGGCTGGCAGCCCCACGGGCGACGATCTAGTCACCGCTCAATCAGACCTGCAGGCTGCCATCGACCTGCTGACCCCAGTGCCCACCTGGTCGTCGTACTACGAGGTCGCCCAGGTCGATTTGCAGCGCTACCAGAACAGCATTGCTGCGCTCAATGCCATTAACCAGGCCCAGGCCCTAGCCAGTGAAGCGGCCAACCTCAGCCAAAACCCACCCCACCCCGTCGAGCGCTGGGTCAAAATCCACCTGCTCTGGAAACAGGCGATCGACCGGTTGGCAACTATTCCCGCCAATAGCCCCGCCTTTGACTACAGCCAGCAAAAACTGCGCGAATACCGCACCAACCACAGCGCCATTGGTCGCCGCGTTGTGGCCGAAGAAGAAGCCGAGGCCAACTTTAGCACCGCCATTCAGACCGGCAACCTGGCCCGCCAGCGGATGGATACCGCTAACTCTTTAGCGGGCTGGCAGCTAGCCACCAAAGAATGGCAGGCCGCGATCAAGGGGCTGTCGCTGATTCCCCAGGGCACTATGGTCTACGACGAGGCCCAAGCCCAGCTCAGAGACTATCAGCAGCAGCTCAGCCGGGTCACCAACCGATCTACCCTCGAAGAAGCCGGAGCCCATAATTACCATCAGGCTGTTCAGGCCGCCCGCGCCGCCGCCGCCTACGAAGCCAAAAGCCAGTGGACTATGGCCGTAGCCCAGTGGCGACAGGCCGTAGCCAGCGCCCAGCAAATTCCAACCGACACCATTTTGGCCGCAGAGGGCGGAGTGCTGCTAGAGACCTATCAGCCTGCCCTGGCCAACGCCCAAAACCGTCTGCAAACCGCCGTGGCCCTGCAAACTCTGACCACTACCCTGGCCCAGCTCTGTGAATCTTCAGCGACCCCCTGCACCGTGCGCGAAGACCCCAGCCAAATTCGGGTGGTGCTCTCAAGTCAGTTTGCCGAACCCCTGCGCCAGGCCATCACGCCCCCCGCCGCCGACGGCACCTTTGCCTTTACCAATCAGCTCAACCCCACTGCTCAGCAGCTGATCGAGCAAATTATTACCACGAGTCACCGGATCGATCGCCAGGTGGCAGTGTACGACGCCCGTGGCGGCTTTGTGGCTCGCTATCGACCTGATTTAGGTGGGTTCATAAGGAATTAACCCCGCCCTAAGCCCTCTAGTGGTCTCGCCCAAAAGCACTAGCCCACCATTAGGAAAGGGCGAGCTTGACCTGATTTTTGCCGCTCTGCTTCGCGATATAAAGGGCGGTGTCAGCTTGCTGGTAGCTATGGGTTAACCCCAGAGTTGGGGTGAGTTCGCTCAGGCCCATGCTGGCCGACACCAGCGATCGCACCTGATGGAGCGGCACATCGGGCAGCTGAATCTGCTGAATCTGATCGCGAATCGTTTCGGCCTTTTCCTGGGCTTCTAGCGGGGTACACCCCACCATCAGCACGGCAAACTCGTCGCCGCCAATGCGGGCTGCCAGGTCAATAGAGCGAATCTGCTGGCGCAACACCTCAGCGACCGCTTGCAACAGCTGATCGCCTGCCCTGTGGCCATAGGTGTCGTTGATGGCTTTAAACCCATCTAGATCGAGCAAAATCAATGTGTGCACGATCGCCGCTGATTGGTAGGCCAGAGCCACCAGGGTCGACTCTAGACCGCGACGATTGGCGAGGTGGGTCAGCGGGTCTTGCTCGGCCAGCTTGCGGGTGGTGACCAAATCTTTGTGGGTATTGAGCAATTGAGGCACGAGTTCCTTCAGCTGCCACGCGGTGTAGAGGCTAACTATAGCGGTAACCCAAGACCACCATCCCTCTAGCCAGTAGTTGGCGTGCCAGATATTCCAAACGCGAATGCCGTGGCCAATGCCGCAGCTAAAGATAAAGGCGGCAAACAGCAGCAGTACGGGGCGAATTTGAGCGTCAATGTGCTGCCGGTTGAGCATCATCAGCAGCGGTATCGAAAAATAGGCCACCATCACCGCTAGATCGCTGACTGTATGGAGAGACGTCAGCCATGGATCCCATAAAAAGCAGGAACCGTGAGGCATTAGAGCAATCATGGATATGCAGGTGTAGAAACGAAGGGAACACCGAACTAAATTCGATAGCCACATTAACCTGGTCTAAGCTGATCGAGGCTGTAACACTGCCTCTGCCGACGACTGCCCCAACTATCGATTACCCAAGCCTGGCCCACCAGGGTAGAAAAACCAAACCTTCGAGAGAGGGGTTTTGCCAGTACACTCGGGGTGGTTGTATGGCTTTTCTATAACGTTCATGGCTTTGTTGCAAACCCCGCTATATTCTGCCTGTCTTGCTCAAGCGGCCCGCATGACTGAGTTTGCTGGGTGGTCGATGCCGGTGCAGTTTGGCGGCATTAAACAAGAACACCAAGCCGTGCGCGATCGCGCGGGGCTGTTTGATATTTCCCACATGGGCAAGTTTAAGCTCACGGGGCCGGGGGTAATCGCAGCGCTCCAGCGCCTAGTGCCCTCTAACCTAGAGCGGCTCAACCCTGGCCAGGCCCAGTACACCGTCTTGCTCAACCCCCAGGGCGGCATCATTGACGACCTGATTGTGTACCTCAAGTCGCCCCTGGGGGCGACGATCGAAACCGTAGCGCTGATTGTCAACGCCGCCACCACCGCCAAAGACAAAACCTGGATTTTGGAGCACCTGGCCGGCAGCGGCATTGACCTGGTAGACGAATCGCGCGATCGCGCCCTGATCTCGCTCCAAGGCCCCGCCGCCGCCCAGATCTTGCAGCCCCACAGTGCTCTCGACCTCACCACCCTGGGCCGCTTTGCCCACCAAGACACCCTGCTGCTGGGGCAGCCCGCCTGGGTGGCGCGCACCGGCTATACCGGCGAAGACGGCTTTGAACTCATGAGCGACCCCGCTACCGCCCTGGCCCTCTGGCAGACCCTAACCGAGGCCGGTGTAGCCCCCTGCGGCCTTGGCGCGCGCGATACTCTGCGCCTAGAGGCAGCCATGGCCCTCTACGGCCAAGACATTGACGACACCACCAGCCCCCTCGAAGCGGGCCTGGGCTGGCTGGTGCACCTCGACGAAAAAGGCGAGTTTATTGGGCGATCGCACCTAGAAGCCCAAAAAGCCCAGGGGGTGAGTCGCCGCCTGGTAGGGCTGACCATGGAGGGCCGCCACATCGCCCGCCACGGCTACCCGGTGCTCCACCAGGGCACCGCCGTTGGCATCGTCACCAGCGGCACCCAGGCCCCCACCCTCAATCTGCCCATTGCCCTGGCCTACGTGCCCCCCGCCCTGGCCAAGGTCGGGCAGCCCCTTGAGGTCGAAGTCCGGGGCGTACCGCGCATCGCAACGGTGGTAAAGCGGCCCTTTTATCGAGCGCAGTGATATGGTTGCGCCAAAACCGTCGACTCATGGCACACTGGCACTGGATTCTACTGACGGTGTCCACCCACTCGGTTTCCCCTATTTTTCTCGGCGATGTGAGGTTTTGCTATGGCATTTGACTATCCCGAAACGCTGAAATATCTCGACAGCCACGAATATGCCCGCGCCGATGAAGACGAAGGCATTGTGACCGTTGGCATTACGGCCTTTGCTATTGACCAGCTGGGCGACATTGTCTTTTTAGAACTGCCCGAGGTGGGCGATAGCCTCGAAAAAGGGGAAAAATTTGGCACCGTTGAGTCGGTTAAGGCCGTAGAAGAGCTGAAGGCCCCAGCCAGCGGCGAGGTGCTCGAACGCAACGAAGCCCTGATTGAATCCCCCGAACAGATTGGCGACGACCCCTACGGCGATGGCTGGCTGATTAAGATTAGAGCGAGCGATCTAGACGATCTAGACGATGCCCTCACCGCCGATGAGTATAAAGATCAGGTGGGTGGCTAGGGCCGGTAGCCCCCGATCGCAGCAGACGATTACGTTTCAGCGAGACCCGGCTATACTAGGGCTGACTTTCACCATGTCTTTGGTTGAGTATGCTAGGGGTAACCCTAGCGCAGCGATTGCAAAGCCTTGGAAACTGTAGGAAGCAGGCATGGCCTCAGACCCAAACATCTCTGAGCGACAGTCTCACCCCAGCACCGGGAGACCCCGACCAAGGCCGGGCCAACCCCTGGTGCCACCCGAAGGTTTAGCGACGGGCAGTGCGCCTGGGTCTCCCCTCGACTATCGATCGCCCGACTATGGGACTCCAGAGCCAGAGATGCGGCCACCGCGCTACGACCCTTTGGCCGACCTGCGTCGAGGCCGAGAGGGTAAGCAGGGCAAACCGGCTCAGCTCCCCCCAGGCCCTCGCCCCAACCGCCCGCCACTGGTGCAGCGATTGGCCAAGTCCTGGCCTCTGTGGTCGGTGGGGCTGCTGGTCATGGTGACGGGGGTAGGGGTGTTGTCAGCGGTCAGCCTGTTTCGCATTCCTAACCTGCCTAACTGCCGCGCCATATTTTGGCCCACGGCGGCGGCCAGCACCCGCCTACAGTGCGCCGAAGCCTACGCTGAGCAAGGCACCGTCGAGGGCTATTTAGAGGCGATCGCCCTGCTGGAGTCGCTGCCCACCGACCATCCGCTGCGGGGCGAGGTAGATCTGCGCATCGAAACCTGGTCAGAAAACATTTTGGCCTTGGCCGAAACCACCTTTCAAGCAGGCGATCTGGGGGAAGCGATCGCGATCGCCCGCCGCATTCCCAACCACACCGCAGCGGCCCAGGCGGTCAACCAGCAGGTCAGTGAGTGGAACCAGATCTGGAAAGAGGCCGAAACCATTTACCAGGCCGCCGAAGCCGATCTCAAAGCGCTGGCTTTTCAAGACGCATTTGCCAAGGCGATTCAACTGCTCACCGTGGGTAACACCTACTGGGAAACGACCAAGTACGAAGAGCTAACGACTAAAATTACCGCTTCCCGCGAAGACCTCAACACCCTGGGGCGTGCCAAAGAACTGGCCCGCCAGCGCACCCTCAAAGCCATGGAAGAGGCCCTGACCATTGCCCAAAGCATTCCGAGCACCAGCCCGGTCTATGGTGAGGCTCAGTCGGTGATTCGGGGCTTTGGCCGTGACCTGCTGGCCATGGCTGAAACCGCCCTTGAGCAGCGCGATGCCACGGCGGCGGGGCAAATGCTGGAGGCCATTCCGGCGGTGCTGGGTATGGGCGCTGAAATCGCCGACATGCGCACCTTAATCGATGCCAGTCAGCTGGCCTGGCAGGGAGGCATCACCGGGCTAGAGGGGGGCATTGTGCGGCTCCAGAGCGTCAGCGCCGATCGCCCGCTCTACGGCAAAGCGCAGTCGCTGATGCGCCGTTGGCAGGCTGAGGTCCAGGGGCGAACGCAGCTAGAGTGGGCTCGCCAGGTGGCCCTGCCCGGCACCATAGCCGACCTTCAGGCCGCCATTATTGAAGCGCAGCAGGTGGAGCGTAACAACCCCGCCTGGGACGACACCGCCGCCCAGATTAGCCGCTGGCGCAGCCAGATTGAAACCGCCGAAGATCGGCCCATTCTCAGCCTGGCGCGACAGCAGGCCCAGGGCGGCGATCTAGCCAGCGCGATCGCCACCGCCCGCCAGATTGGCTCAGGCCGTGCCCTCTACGACGAAGCCCAGGGCGAGATTGGCACTTGGCGGGGCAACCTCCAGCGAGCCGAAGATGGCCCCCTGCTGGCCCAGGCCCGTCAGCTCGCTGCCCAGGGGCGGCTCAGCGAGGCCATAGCCGTGGCCTCGCGGATTGGCTCCGGGCGAGCCCTGCACAGCGAAGCCCAGACCAGCATTCAGGGCTGGCGCAGTCAGCTGGCTGGGCAGCAGCAGCTCCAGTCTGCCTACCAAGCGGCCCAGACCGGCACCGTCAGTGCCTTAGCTGAGGCGGTAAGGCTGGCTCAGCAGGTGCCCGACAGTAGCCCCCAGCGAGCCGAAGCCACCCAGGCGCTCACTCGCTGGAGCTGGGATATTTTGCGCCTGGCCGAAACCGAAGCCGCCGTTAACCCCAGCCGAGCGATCGCGATCGCCGAAGCCGTGCCCGCCCAGACCGAGGCCTACGCCCAGGCCCAGCTGCGCCTGCGGGAGTGGCGGGCTAATTTGACCCCCCAGGGGGGATTCACTCTACCCTAGAGCCAAGCACAGGAGCGGGCAATCTCGCCTAAGCGGTTGATCGATAGGGGCCATACTCCACTAAGATTTTCTAAGTATTGGCGGTTGTTTCGCTCCTACCTGTGCACGGCTCAATGTCTGATTCGGAGAAAATCCCAGAGATCCTCAAGCTAATTGACATTCTCGATGGGCTAGAAACGTTAATTGATGTCGCCCCCAACGAAGACGTGGAGGACATCCTAGAAGAGGCGTGGCTGCAAATCAGCGATACCTTCCCCGACGACTTTAAGGCGGCCACCCAGCACGATGCCGGCGCTGAGGGACTGCGCCGCTATCTCAAGGTCAAAACTTTTTTTGAGAACCCCTCTGAGCGCTCCATTGGGGCCTCAGACCTAGAAGAGTATTACCGCAGCTACATTGCCGCCGAAGAAGACGAAGAGCCGACCGACTTTTTCTTTCCTGAATAAGCCCTGGCCTGAATAAGTCAGAGGAAGTCCGATTAATTATAGCGATGGCCCTTGCGCTTAGAACATCAGCCTCTGCTCCGGTTATAGCTGTAGCGAGTCTGGTTGAGACAGTTCTTAGATGAACGTTCAAACGTTTGAACGTTTTTAGGGAAAATGTCTTAACCAGACTGGCTACAGCTATATCAGGCAGGGTAGAGGTTAGGGCTGAAGGGGGACGGCAGCCAGCAGCGCCTCAGCGACCTCGGTGGCCAGCGGTTTAGCAAACCAGTAGCCCTGGCCCAGTTCACAGCCGAGCTGGGCTAGATGCTCAAGCTGGGCCTGGGTTTCAACTCCTTCGGCGATCGCCGCTAAACCCAAGCGGTTGCTGAGGGTAATGATAGTTTCCACAATGTCTGAGTTGCGACGGCTGGCCTCCATGTCCATCACAAAGGAGCGATCGATCTTTAAGGCATCGACCGGGAGCTGGTGCAGATAGCTCAAGGATGAGTAGCCCGTGCCAAAGTCATCGATAGTCACGGTAAATCCGTAGGTTTTAAGCTGTCGTAGCAGCCGCACCATGGCCTGAATGTCTTCGATCAGGGTACTTTCGGTAATTTCGAGGTTGAGGTGGTGACCCCGGAGGCCGGTTTTAGCCAAAATATGGCGCAGATCGTCGATCAGATCGGTTCGCAGCAGGTCTTTAACCGAAAAGTTCACGCTCACGGTCAGGTTGGCACGGTGGGGATAGCGCTGGTGCCATTGGGCCAGTTGCCGAGTGGCCTCGGCTAGCACCCAGCGATCGAGGGGCACAATCAGCCCGGTTTCTTCGGCAATGGGAATAAAGCTGTCGGGGGCGATCAAGCCTCGCTCGGGGTGCTGCCACCGCACCAGAGCCTCAAACCCTTGAATTTCTTGGGTGGCGAGGTGAAAAATGGGCTGATAGTAGAGCACTAGCTCGGCCCGGTCAATGGCGTGGCGCAACTCTTGTTCGAGTTGGAGACGTTGCAGGGCTTGTAGATGCATGGACTCGTCAAACACCACGTAGCAGCCCCGCCCCTTGGCCTTGGCCTGATACATGGCAATATCGGCATCGCGTAGGGGCTCGGGCGGCTGCTCGTAGTTACGCAGGTCCATGACAATGCCCAGGCTGGCATTGAGCACAATCTGGCGTCCGCCTACCACCAGGGGGGCTTGCAGTTCTTGCAGCAGCCGTTCGGCAAGCTCCACGGGCTCTTGTAAAGTCGTCACATGTTCGAGCAATAGCACAAACTCATCGCCCCCCAGCCGGGCGGCCAGGTCACTGGCGCGAATTAGCGATCGCAGCTTTTGGGCGACGACAACTAGCACTTCGTCCCCCGCTAGATGCCCGAGGCTGTCGTTAATCACCTTGAAATGGTCTAGATCGAGAAATAGCACCGCAAACTGGGCCGGGGGATGGCGACGGGCGCGCTGGATGGCCAGATCGAGCCGCTGCAAGAGAAAGTTGCGATTGGGCAGCTGGGTCAGGGCATCGTGGAGGCTGTTGTAGAGCATCTGGTCGGCCACCCGCTGGTGCTCGGCCTCCGCCAGGCGGCGATTAGTGATGTCGGTGTAGGTGCCGCTCATGCGGCGAGGGCGGTGGGCATCATCCCAATCGACAACTTTGCCCCGGTCGAGCACCCAGACCCAGTGTCCGAGCTGATGGCGCAGCCGAAACTCGCACTCATAGATCGGCGTTTCGCCAGCGAAGTGGCGCTGGAGCGCGATCGTTTTGCCGACCCGATCATCGGGGTGCAAAAACCGCTGCCAGGTGTCGATGCGAGTCGGGATAATTTGACTGGGGGTATAGCCGATCAGGGCGGCGCAGCCATCGCTTGTCCACACCTTACCCGTTTGCACCTGCCAATCCCAAATACCGATGCCCGAGCCCTCAATGGCGAGTTGAAGCAGTTCTTTGGTGCGTTTTAGCTCGGTGAGAGCCTGCCTGCGATCGCAGCGGCTTTGGGCTTCCCGCACTTCCCGGCGCACGGCCTCGACCAGGCGAGAGAGGTTATCTTTCATCACGTAGTCGTGGGCTCCTGCCCGCATCATGGCGACGGCGGTAGCCTCCCCCACGGTGCCCGACACCACGATAAACGGCAGGTCGTAGCCGTTCTGCTGCAAAATATTGAGGGCCGCCGGGGCTTTAAACTGAGGTAGCTGAAAGTCTGAAAACACCACGTCCCAGCAGTCGTTGTCTAGGGCCGCCTGAAACTCTGCCGCCGTCTGCACCTGCTGCCAGGTGGGGGTAAATCCACCTCGGCGCAGCTCCCGCAGTAGCAGCAGCAGATCGTCCTCGGAGTCTTCGACAATCAGCACTCGAAGCGGCTCAGCAGCAGTCATGGCAGGGTAGGTGGCAGCTCACTTATCAATGCCCAATACAACCCGAGCTGACGCACAGCCTCGGTAAATTCATCTATGTTTACAGGTTTGCGCACGTAGCTATTGGCCCCCAAACTGTAGCTGTTAATGATATCGCGGTCTTCACTGGAGGAGGAAAGCACCACCACCGGCAGCAGACAGGTGCGATCGCCCGCCCGAATTTGGCGCAGCACCTCTAGGCCATCGACTTTGGGCAGCTTGAGGTCGAGCATCACTACACAGGGTAAACAGTCAGGGCCAAACAACCGCTGCAAAGCTGCTTCGCCGTTGCGGACCACAACCACTGGGTTGGTCAAATTGCTCCGCTTCAGCGCCCGCAGGGTGAGCCGCTCATCGTCGGGATTATCTTCGACCAGCAAGATAGGGCGTAGACCATAGCGAGTTGTCATCATGGCCAATTCTCTAGGGGGGACGCGATCTGGGGCAGGGTGAAGTAAAACGTGGCCCCCTGTTCTACGGCAGCCTGGGCCCACACCCGCCCGCCGTGGCGACCAATCACCCGCTGCACCGTAGCCAGGCCAATGCCCGTGCCCGGAAATTCATCGGTATTGTGCAGTCGCTGAAACACGCCAAACAGCTTGTCGGCATAGGCCATATCAAAGCCCGCCCCATCGTCGCGCAGGTAGTAGACCGGTTCCCCGGCCTGATTAACTACGCCAAATTCTAGGCGAGCGGTGGGGTGGTGGGCGGTAAACTTCCAGGCGTTTTCGACCAGGTTGGCGATCGCCATTCCCATGAGCGTGGGGTCAGCACTGACGACCAGGTCAGGGGCAATGGCCACGGCCACCTGGCGATCGGGGGCCGTAGCTTGAAGGTCTTGAACCTGCGATTGCACCAGACGGCTGAGGTTAACCGGAGCGTAGACCATCGCCGATCGCGACAGCCGCGACAGCCGCAGCAGATCCTCAATCAGACCGCCCATGCGGTTCACGTTGTAGCGAATGCGATCGAAGTAATCTCGCCCCTCGGGGCCAAACTGATCGCCGAAGTCTTCAATTAGGGCTAAGCTAAACCCGTCAATGGCCCGCAGGGGGGCGCGCAGGTCATGGGAAACCGAGTAGGCAAAGGCTTCCAGCTCACGGTTTGAGGCTTCGAGCTGGGCGGTGGTGCGCAACATCTGCTGTTCGGCCAGCTTGCGATCGGTAATGTCGTAGTTAATGCCGATGATGCTCAGAGGCTGCCCCTGGGCATCGCGGCGGACCAGTGCGCTGGAGTGAATCCATCCCAGGCTGCCATCGCCCCGCCAAATGCGAAACTCGATATCGTAGACGCGATCGCTGTCTAAAAGCGCCTGGTGTCCCGCTTCCACCCGCTGCAGATCGTCAGGATGAACGTGGGTGCACCAGTCTTGGTAGGTGGCCGATCGCCCTAGCCGAGCAAAACCGTATAGATCGATCAAACACTGATCCCAAATAATGTTGTCAGTGCTTAGATCCCGTTCCCAGCTGCCAATCTGCCCCGATTCAAGCGCTAGGCTCAGCCGCAACGACAGCGTTTCCTGCTCTAAGCGGGTCTTCAGGCTCAACTCTAAGCTGCTCCAAAGGGCCTGGGGGGTCAGCTCAGCCCGATAAATATAGTCGGCTGCGCCCAGCTTCATCGCCTCAAGGGCGCTGCGTTCTTGCCCTGGTTCCACCAGCACTACTACGGGCAAGGGACGCTGGGCCTGGCTTTTGCCCAGCGTTGTCAAAAAGTCTAAGGCCCCGTCACTGGGCCAGGTGAGATCGAGCAAAATGCCGTCAGCGCCACCGTGCTGCCAGAGAGCCAGCCCCTGAGGCAATGTCTTGGCTTCTAAAACAGGATAGACACTGGCCACCTCGTCGCTCTGCCCACTCAGACGGGTGCGATCGGGATGTTGAGTGACCACCAGCACGACCAGGGGGTGCTGATGGTCACTCAACTCGCTGAGTGATGGTGGGCTAGCATCGGCCAGCAAGCGGTGAGACTGAAAATTGGCCATAGACAAACCGGGCAACCCTGGGGAATGAGCTTGACCACCTACCGTCGGCGGCGGTAGCCTGCGCTCCTTTAGCCTACCCCGGCTGTCCTAGGGTCGTAATGTAAATGACGGCTTCATCGGCGGGGATCCCCAGCACATCGTTGACCTGGTCATCGTAGAACCCACCGATGCCACTTACCCCTAACCCCAGACGCGTGGCGGCCAAATTCAGTCGCTGCCCCAAATGCCCGGCATCCATATGGAGGTAGCGATAGACGCGATCGCCGTAGGCCGCTACCGCCCCAGCCAAATCAGCGGTGTGAAACACGACAGCAGCGGCATCGCGGCCCAGTTCTTGCCCCAGACAGAGATAGTGCAACTCGCGGCGAAAGGTCTTGAATCGCACCTGGCGCAATTCTTCGCTGCGGGGAGCATAGTAATAGCAGCCATCATCTAGCCCCTCTACCCCACAGGTGACCACAAAGGTATGCACTAGGGTGCGATCGCCGTAGTCGGGGTCAGGGTCTAAGCCCTGGTCGCGGTAGTGATGGGGCTGGTAGGTAAAGTCTAAAAGCTGCTTCAAAGTATCTAGGGCGATCGATCCACCGCT is a genomic window of Nodosilinea sp. E11 containing:
- a CDS encoding sensor histidine kinase; translation: MANFQSHRLLADASPPSLSELSDHQHPLVVLVVTQHPDRTRLSGQSDEVASVYPVLEAKTLPQGLALWQHGGADGILLDLTWPSDGALDFLTTLGKSQAQRPLPVVVLVEPGQERSALEAMKLGAADYIYRAELTPQALWSSLELSLKTRLEQETLSLRLSLALESGQIGSWERDLSTDNIIWDQCLIDLYGFARLGRSATYQDWCTHVHPDDLQRVEAGHQALLDSDRVYDIEFRIWRGDGSLGWIHSSALVRRDAQGQPLSIIGINYDITDRKLAEQQMLRTTAQLEASNRELEAFAYSVSHDLRAPLRAIDGFSLALIEDFGDQFGPEGRDYFDRIRYNVNRMGGLIEDLLRLSRLSRSAMVYAPVNLSRLVQSQVQDLQATAPDRQVAVAIAPDLVVSADPTLMGMAIANLVENAWKFTAHHPTARLEFGVVNQAGEPVYYLRDDGAGFDMAYADKLFGVFQRLHNTDEFPGTGIGLATVQRVIGRHGGRVWAQAAVEQGATFYFTLPQIASPLENWP
- a CDS encoding putative bifunctional diguanylate cyclase/phosphodiesterase, giving the protein MTAAEPLRVLIVEDSEDDLLLLLRELRRGGFTPTWQQVQTAAEFQAALDNDCWDVVFSDFQLPQFKAPAALNILQQNGYDLPFIVVSGTVGEATAVAMMRAGAHDYVMKDNLSRLVEAVRREVREAQSRCDRRQALTELKRTKELLQLAIEGSGIGIWDWQVQTGKVWTSDGCAALIGYTPSQIIPTRIDTWQRFLHPDDRVGKTIALQRHFAGETPIYECEFRLRHQLGHWVWVLDRGKVVDWDDAHRPRRMSGTYTDITNRRLAEAEHQRVADQMLYNSLHDALTQLPNRNFLLQRLDLAIQRARRHPPAQFAVLFLDLDHFKVINDSLGHLAGDEVLVVVAQKLRSLIRASDLAARLGGDEFVLLLEHVTTLQEPVELAERLLQELQAPLVVGGRQIVLNASLGIVMDLRNYEQPPEPLRDADIAMYQAKAKGRGCYVVFDESMHLQALQRLQLEQELRHAIDRAELVLYYQPIFHLATQEIQGFEALVRWQHPERGLIAPDSFIPIAEETGLIVPLDRWVLAEATRQLAQWHQRYPHRANLTVSVNFSVKDLLRTDLIDDLRHILAKTGLRGHHLNLEITESTLIEDIQAMVRLLRQLKTYGFTVTIDDFGTGYSSLSYLHQLPVDALKIDRSFVMDMEASRRNSDIVETIITLSNRLGLAAIAEGVETQAQLEHLAQLGCELGQGYWFAKPLATEVAEALLAAVPLQP
- a CDS encoding GGDEF domain-containing protein is translated as MPHGSCFLWDPWLTSLHTVSDLAVMVAYFSIPLLMMLNRQHIDAQIRPVLLLFAAFIFSCGIGHGIRVWNIWHANYWLEGWWSWVTAIVSLYTAWQLKELVPQLLNTHKDLVTTRKLAEQDPLTHLANRRGLESTLVALAYQSAAIVHTLILLDLDGFKAINDTYGHRAGDQLLQAVAEVLRQQIRSIDLAARIGGDEFAVLMVGCTPLEAQEKAETIRDQIQQIQLPDVPLHQVRSLVSASMGLSELTPTLGLTHSYQQADTALYIAKQSGKNQVKLALS
- a CDS encoding response regulator transcription factor; amino-acid sequence: MLILIVEDEAEIARLIRLYLEKEGFTCEVCEDGETALRYQQTLQPDLIILDVMLPKLDGLEVCTRIRQGPGAKDPYILMLTARGEEIDRIIGLSTGADDYLVKPFSPRELVARVRALLRRSLRHSQDAPTQTYRTAHFSLDLDQRTAHRLEGSHPELLDLTPLEFDLLATFMSYPGRVWSRHHLIEKLWGEDFFGDERVVDTHIARLRKKVEPDSSQPTFVKTVTGVGYRFEDETA
- a CDS encoding response regulator, with the protein product MMTTRYGLRPILLVEDNPDDERLTLRALKRSNLTNPVVVVRNGEAALQRLFGPDCLPCVVMLDLKLPKVDGLEVLRQIRAGDRTCLLPVVVLSSSSEDRDIINSYSLGANSYVRKPVNIDEFTEAVRQLGLYWALISELPPTLP
- the gcvH gene encoding glycine cleavage system protein GcvH, producing MAFDYPETLKYLDSHEYARADEDEGIVTVGITAFAIDQLGDIVFLELPEVGDSLEKGEKFGTVESVKAVEELKAPASGEVLERNEALIESPEQIGDDPYGDGWLIKIRASDLDDLDDALTADEYKDQVGG
- the gcvT gene encoding glycine cleavage system aminomethyltransferase GcvT; amino-acid sequence: MALLQTPLYSACLAQAARMTEFAGWSMPVQFGGIKQEHQAVRDRAGLFDISHMGKFKLTGPGVIAALQRLVPSNLERLNPGQAQYTVLLNPQGGIIDDLIVYLKSPLGATIETVALIVNAATTAKDKTWILEHLAGSGIDLVDESRDRALISLQGPAAAQILQPHSALDLTTLGRFAHQDTLLLGQPAWVARTGYTGEDGFELMSDPATALALWQTLTEAGVAPCGLGARDTLRLEAAMALYGQDIDDTTSPLEAGLGWLVHLDEKGEFIGRSHLEAQKAQGVSRRLVGLTMEGRHIARHGYPVLHQGTAVGIVTSGTQAPTLNLPIALAYVPPALAKVGQPLEVEVRGVPRIATVVKRPFYRAQ